From a single Pleurodeles waltl isolate 20211129_DDA chromosome 8, aPleWal1.hap1.20221129, whole genome shotgun sequence genomic region:
- the LOC138250432 gene encoding protocadherin-8-like isoform X2 has translation MVSSQTSLWSAAVAFQLLLLALAAPLSSADTSRYFTHEEDPPGSVIAVLSEDLIFNSADRPDSSFRLMKQINASLIRMRESDGQLSIGERIDREQVCGQAPHCTLALDVVSFSKEQFRLVHVEVEVRDINDNAPRFPRAEIPVEVSESVALGSRFPLDIAIDEDVGINSVQSYQISVNSHFSLEVQTRADGVKYADLVLVKELDRESQDTFTLDLVAKDGGSPALSGTAAVTVRVLDFNDHSPVFEHPLITVQLLEDAPVGSLLLALSAADPDEGVNGQVVYGFSPQVSSEVRELFKLDSRTGRLTLDGQVDFETKQSHEFDVQAQDLGATPLSATCKIIVHVTDVNDNAPSITVTPLTSITAGVAHITEAASRESFVALISTLDRDSGPNGQVHCSLYGHEHFRLQQAYEDSYMIVTTAALDREKISEYNLTIVAEDLGSPPFKTVRQFTIRVSDENDNPPFFAKPVYEVSVLENNAPGSYITTVVARDPDLGHNGKVTYTLMDTEVMGTPLFTFVTVDPASGSLYAVRPFDYESLKEIEVEIEARDEGLPQLSSRALIRIKIVDQNDNTPLITFPPLRNDSADILLPLGAPLHYLVVQLKATDEDEGVNSELSFVILQDKRSIFAINKVSGELYTTRRLEAEKVTEKLSVVIVVSDRGIRPLSSTATLNVILADTAPSSDQIVITQFTQVEKQRLDDVSVVLIGALSGGCVLILIAIIFVAATCRRGPRHFKQSPKESNGQKGENLLKNSSTSEADSCTDAETRSDSCQLSLSTESESCGDVSHTEESSKADKCYTVQRTPRAVSQDAVAAPFQPVSMWQEGKSVTCLSHTHPDQFSVKDSGRGDSDFNDSDSDLNAEASKRHCEKIVDQHTAYEQRRLYSNSGSICRYPPHQLQRSQPLPPQYENGYTIKYSYAPVYQHSPQLPNPTYQQQHFQAINSRTLHSFSERVMVASGPTMQPATLPRGREDHHHTQRFADSTATTEVATSF, from the exons ATGGTTTCCAGTCAGACCTCCCTCTGGAGCGCTGCTGTGGCCTTCCAGCTACTGCTCCTTGCTCTGGCTGCCCCGCTGTCCAGCGCTGACACCTCCAGGTACTTCACCCACGAGGAGGACCCGCCGGGCTCCGTGATCGCGGTGCTGTCCGAGGATCTGATTTTTAACTCTGCGGACAGACCGGACAGCAGCTTCCGCCTGATGAAGCAAATCAACGCGTCCCTGATCCGCATGCGGGAGAGCGACGGCCAGCTCTCCATCGGGGAGCGCATAGACCGGGAGCAGGTCTGCGGACAGGCTCCGCACTGCACCCTGGCCCTGGACGTGGTCAGCTTCTCCAAGGAGCAGTTCCGGCTCGTGCACGTGGAGGTGGAGGTCAGGGACATCAATGACAACGCCCCCCGCTTCCCCAGAGCCGAGATCCCGGTGGAAGTGTCAGAAAGTGTCGCCCTAGGCAGCCGCTTTCCCCTGGACATCGCCATCGACGAGGATGTGGGGATAAACTCGGTCCAGAGTTACCAGATCTCTGTGAACAGCCATTTCAGCCTGGAGGTGCAGACCAGGGCAGACGGGGTGAAGTATGCGGACCTGGTGCTGGTGAAGGAGCTGGACAGAGAGAGCCAGGACACCTTCACCCTGGACCTGGTGGCCAAGGATGGGGGGAGCCCAGCTCTGTCTGGCACTGCCGCCGTCACCGTCCGTGTGCTGGACTTCAATGACCACAGCCCGGTCTTCGAGCACCCCCTGATCACCGTGCAGCTGCTGGAAGACGCCCCCGTGGGGTCTCTGCTGTTGGCCCTGAGTGCAGCTGACCCCGATGAAGGGGTGAACGGACAAGTGGTCTATGGTTTCAGCCCTCAGGTCTCGTCCGAGGTCCGAGAGCTCTTTAAATTGGACTCCAGGACAGGGCGACTGACTCTGGATGGACAAGTTGACTTTGAAACCAAACAAAGCCATGAGTTCGATGTGCAGGCGCAGGACTTAGGCGCCACCCCCCTCTCTGCCACCTGTAAAATCATCGTGCATGTTACTGATGTCAATGATAACGCGCCCAGCATcaccgtgacccccctgacctCCATCACCGCCGGGGTGGCGCACATCACGGAGGCCGCCAGCAGGGAGAGCTTCGTAGccctgatcagcaccctggacagagACTCCGGACCCAACGGGCAGGTGCATTGCTCCCTCTACGGGCACGAGCACTTCAGGCTGCAGCAGGCCTACGAGGACAGCTACATGATAGTGACCACCGCAGCCCTGGACCGGGAGAAGATCTCCGAGTACAACCTCACCATCGTGGCCGAAGACCTGGGCTCCCCGCCCTTCAAGACGGTCCGGCAGTTCACCATCCGAGTCAGCGACGAGAACGACAACCCGCCCTTCTTTGCTAAACCGGTCTATGAAGTTTCTGTCCTCGAAAACAATGCCCCGGGCTCCTACATCACCACTGTGGTGGCCAGAGACCCTGACCTGGGGCACAACGGGAAGGTGACCTACACCCTGATGGACACCGAGGTGATGGGGACCCCCCTGTTTACTTTCGTCACCGTGGACCCGGCCTCAGGGTCCCTGTATGCAGTGAGGCCTTTTGATTACGAGAGCCTAAAAGAGATAGAGGTGGAGATAGAAGCCAGAGACGAGGGGCTTCCTCAGCTCTCCAGCCGGGCCTTGATCAGGATCAAGATTGTGGATCAGAATGACAACACGCCCTTGATCACCTTCCCCCCGCTGAGGAACGACTCTGCGGACATCCTGCTGCCCCTCGGCGCCCCGCTGCACTATCTAGTGGTGCAGCTCAAAGCGACAGATGAAGACGAAGGAGTGAACTCCGAGCTGTCCTTTGTAATTCTGCAAGACAAGCGGTCAATATTTGCTATCAACAAAGTTTCAGGAGAACTTTACACGACGAGGCGATTGGAGgcggaaaaagttacagaaaaacTATCGGTTGTCATTGTTGTTTCTGACAGGGGGATTCGACCCCTATCCTCCACAGCAACCCTTAATGTAATTCTCGCGGATACTGCGCCATCTAGCGACCAGATTGTTATCACGCAGTTCACACAGGTTGAGAAACAGCGCCTCGATGACGTCTCCGTTGTCCTAATCGGTGCTTTGTCCGGTGGCTGTGTGTTGATCCTCATTGCCATCATATTTGTGGCTGCCACTTGTAGGAGGGGGCCTCGCCATTTCAAGCAGAGCCCCAAGGAGTCCAACGGACAGAAGGGAGAAAACCTGCTGAAGAACTCCTCGACTTCTGAGGCAGACAGTTGCACAGACGCCGAAACACGCTCAGACTCCTGTCAGTTATCCCTTAGCACAGAGTCGGAGAGTTGCGGTGACGTGTCCCACACCGAAGAGAGCAGCAAGGCCGACAAATGTTACACAGTGCAGAGGACCCCTCGTGCAGTCTCACAG GATGCAGTTGCCGCTCCTTTTCAACCAGTGTCCATGTGGCAAGAGGGAAAATCAGTCACATGTTTAAG CCACACCCACCCTGATCAGTTCAGTGTGAAGGACAGTGGAAGAGGCGACAGTGACTTTAATGACAGCGATTCCGACCTGAATGCAGAGGCATCGAAGAGGCACTGCGAGAAGATCGTGGACCAGCACACTG CGTATGAGCAAAGGCGACTTTATAGTAATTCAGGAAGCATCTGCAGATACCCACCTCATCAGCTTCAAAGAAGCCAGCCGCTCCCACCACAGTACGAAAATGGCTACACAATCAAATATTCCTATGCTCCAGTTTACCAGCACAGCCCCCAACTCCCAAACCCCACCTATCAACAGCAGCATTTCCAAGCTATAAACTCGAGAACACTGCACAGCTTTTCTGAAAGAGTGATGGTGGCTTCAGGGCCAACAATGCAGCCAGCAACTTTACCAAGGGGGCGAGAagaccaccaccacactcaacggTTTGCTGATAGCACTGCCACTACAGAGGTAGCCACGTCCTTTTAA
- the LOC138250432 gene encoding protocadherin-8-like isoform X1: MVSSQTSLWSAAVAFQLLLLALAAPLSSADTSRYFTHEEDPPGSVIAVLSEDLIFNSADRPDSSFRLMKQINASLIRMRESDGQLSIGERIDREQVCGQAPHCTLALDVVSFSKEQFRLVHVEVEVRDINDNAPRFPRAEIPVEVSESVALGSRFPLDIAIDEDVGINSVQSYQISVNSHFSLEVQTRADGVKYADLVLVKELDRESQDTFTLDLVAKDGGSPALSGTAAVTVRVLDFNDHSPVFEHPLITVQLLEDAPVGSLLLALSAADPDEGVNGQVVYGFSPQVSSEVRELFKLDSRTGRLTLDGQVDFETKQSHEFDVQAQDLGATPLSATCKIIVHVTDVNDNAPSITVTPLTSITAGVAHITEAASRESFVALISTLDRDSGPNGQVHCSLYGHEHFRLQQAYEDSYMIVTTAALDREKISEYNLTIVAEDLGSPPFKTVRQFTIRVSDENDNPPFFAKPVYEVSVLENNAPGSYITTVVARDPDLGHNGKVTYTLMDTEVMGTPLFTFVTVDPASGSLYAVRPFDYESLKEIEVEIEARDEGLPQLSSRALIRIKIVDQNDNTPLITFPPLRNDSADILLPLGAPLHYLVVQLKATDEDEGVNSELSFVILQDKRSIFAINKVSGELYTTRRLEAEKVTEKLSVVIVVSDRGIRPLSSTATLNVILADTAPSSDQIVITQFTQVEKQRLDDVSVVLIGALSGGCVLILIAIIFVAATCRRGPRHFKQSPKESNGQKGENLLKNSSTSEADSCTDAETRSDSCQLSLSTESESCGDVSHTEESSKADKCYTVQRTPRAVSQDAVAAPFQPVSMWQEGKSVTCLSSHTHPDQFSVKDSGRGDSDFNDSDSDLNAEASKRHCEKIVDQHTAYEQRRLYSNSGSICRYPPHQLQRSQPLPPQYENGYTIKYSYAPVYQHSPQLPNPTYQQQHFQAINSRTLHSFSERVMVASGPTMQPATLPRGREDHHHTQRFADSTATTEVATSF; encoded by the exons ATGGTTTCCAGTCAGACCTCCCTCTGGAGCGCTGCTGTGGCCTTCCAGCTACTGCTCCTTGCTCTGGCTGCCCCGCTGTCCAGCGCTGACACCTCCAGGTACTTCACCCACGAGGAGGACCCGCCGGGCTCCGTGATCGCGGTGCTGTCCGAGGATCTGATTTTTAACTCTGCGGACAGACCGGACAGCAGCTTCCGCCTGATGAAGCAAATCAACGCGTCCCTGATCCGCATGCGGGAGAGCGACGGCCAGCTCTCCATCGGGGAGCGCATAGACCGGGAGCAGGTCTGCGGACAGGCTCCGCACTGCACCCTGGCCCTGGACGTGGTCAGCTTCTCCAAGGAGCAGTTCCGGCTCGTGCACGTGGAGGTGGAGGTCAGGGACATCAATGACAACGCCCCCCGCTTCCCCAGAGCCGAGATCCCGGTGGAAGTGTCAGAAAGTGTCGCCCTAGGCAGCCGCTTTCCCCTGGACATCGCCATCGACGAGGATGTGGGGATAAACTCGGTCCAGAGTTACCAGATCTCTGTGAACAGCCATTTCAGCCTGGAGGTGCAGACCAGGGCAGACGGGGTGAAGTATGCGGACCTGGTGCTGGTGAAGGAGCTGGACAGAGAGAGCCAGGACACCTTCACCCTGGACCTGGTGGCCAAGGATGGGGGGAGCCCAGCTCTGTCTGGCACTGCCGCCGTCACCGTCCGTGTGCTGGACTTCAATGACCACAGCCCGGTCTTCGAGCACCCCCTGATCACCGTGCAGCTGCTGGAAGACGCCCCCGTGGGGTCTCTGCTGTTGGCCCTGAGTGCAGCTGACCCCGATGAAGGGGTGAACGGACAAGTGGTCTATGGTTTCAGCCCTCAGGTCTCGTCCGAGGTCCGAGAGCTCTTTAAATTGGACTCCAGGACAGGGCGACTGACTCTGGATGGACAAGTTGACTTTGAAACCAAACAAAGCCATGAGTTCGATGTGCAGGCGCAGGACTTAGGCGCCACCCCCCTCTCTGCCACCTGTAAAATCATCGTGCATGTTACTGATGTCAATGATAACGCGCCCAGCATcaccgtgacccccctgacctCCATCACCGCCGGGGTGGCGCACATCACGGAGGCCGCCAGCAGGGAGAGCTTCGTAGccctgatcagcaccctggacagagACTCCGGACCCAACGGGCAGGTGCATTGCTCCCTCTACGGGCACGAGCACTTCAGGCTGCAGCAGGCCTACGAGGACAGCTACATGATAGTGACCACCGCAGCCCTGGACCGGGAGAAGATCTCCGAGTACAACCTCACCATCGTGGCCGAAGACCTGGGCTCCCCGCCCTTCAAGACGGTCCGGCAGTTCACCATCCGAGTCAGCGACGAGAACGACAACCCGCCCTTCTTTGCTAAACCGGTCTATGAAGTTTCTGTCCTCGAAAACAATGCCCCGGGCTCCTACATCACCACTGTGGTGGCCAGAGACCCTGACCTGGGGCACAACGGGAAGGTGACCTACACCCTGATGGACACCGAGGTGATGGGGACCCCCCTGTTTACTTTCGTCACCGTGGACCCGGCCTCAGGGTCCCTGTATGCAGTGAGGCCTTTTGATTACGAGAGCCTAAAAGAGATAGAGGTGGAGATAGAAGCCAGAGACGAGGGGCTTCCTCAGCTCTCCAGCCGGGCCTTGATCAGGATCAAGATTGTGGATCAGAATGACAACACGCCCTTGATCACCTTCCCCCCGCTGAGGAACGACTCTGCGGACATCCTGCTGCCCCTCGGCGCCCCGCTGCACTATCTAGTGGTGCAGCTCAAAGCGACAGATGAAGACGAAGGAGTGAACTCCGAGCTGTCCTTTGTAATTCTGCAAGACAAGCGGTCAATATTTGCTATCAACAAAGTTTCAGGAGAACTTTACACGACGAGGCGATTGGAGgcggaaaaagttacagaaaaacTATCGGTTGTCATTGTTGTTTCTGACAGGGGGATTCGACCCCTATCCTCCACAGCAACCCTTAATGTAATTCTCGCGGATACTGCGCCATCTAGCGACCAGATTGTTATCACGCAGTTCACACAGGTTGAGAAACAGCGCCTCGATGACGTCTCCGTTGTCCTAATCGGTGCTTTGTCCGGTGGCTGTGTGTTGATCCTCATTGCCATCATATTTGTGGCTGCCACTTGTAGGAGGGGGCCTCGCCATTTCAAGCAGAGCCCCAAGGAGTCCAACGGACAGAAGGGAGAAAACCTGCTGAAGAACTCCTCGACTTCTGAGGCAGACAGTTGCACAGACGCCGAAACACGCTCAGACTCCTGTCAGTTATCCCTTAGCACAGAGTCGGAGAGTTGCGGTGACGTGTCCCACACCGAAGAGAGCAGCAAGGCCGACAAATGTTACACAGTGCAGAGGACCCCTCGTGCAGTCTCACAG GATGCAGTTGCCGCTCCTTTTCAACCAGTGTCCATGTGGCAAGAGGGAAAATCAGTCACATGTTTAAG CAGCCACACCCACCCTGATCAGTTCAGTGTGAAGGACAGTGGAAGAGGCGACAGTGACTTTAATGACAGCGATTCCGACCTGAATGCAGAGGCATCGAAGAGGCACTGCGAGAAGATCGTGGACCAGCACACTG CGTATGAGCAAAGGCGACTTTATAGTAATTCAGGAAGCATCTGCAGATACCCACCTCATCAGCTTCAAAGAAGCCAGCCGCTCCCACCACAGTACGAAAATGGCTACACAATCAAATATTCCTATGCTCCAGTTTACCAGCACAGCCCCCAACTCCCAAACCCCACCTATCAACAGCAGCATTTCCAAGCTATAAACTCGAGAACACTGCACAGCTTTTCTGAAAGAGTGATGGTGGCTTCAGGGCCAACAATGCAGCCAGCAACTTTACCAAGGGGGCGAGAagaccaccaccacactcaacggTTTGCTGATAGCACTGCCACTACAGAGGTAGCCACGTCCTTTTAA